One genomic window of [Limnothrix rosea] IAM M-220 includes the following:
- a CDS encoding PTPA-CTERM sorting domain-containing protein: protein MFNLITPKTLFGMGLVASSAIALSAGSAQALSITAQANTPFSTVEGARTITFDNAVIGSLDGAGYTHESGVSYRGIGGNIVTDSVGGKYAAPPSQGDYDNANNPYLTVGSYNTQELVIDFGVESDYFGFYFGSIDDYNNLFFYNGDELIASLTGKDIRENANGDQSVNGARFVNIFAEEGENFDKIIFQSNKKAFETDNHAYRLANPEAVPTPAAVLPILSGLFAVAKRRKQDDTAE from the coding sequence ATGTTTAATTTAATAACTCCAAAAACTTTATTCGGTATGGGTTTGGTTGCAAGCTCGGCGATCGCCCTCTCTGCCGGTTCAGCTCAAGCGCTATCCATCACAGCTCAAGCTAATACTCCTTTTTCTACTGTGGAAGGAGCCCGAACCATTACCTTTGATAATGCGGTAATTGGTAGCCTTGACGGTGCAGGTTATACCCACGAAAGTGGTGTTTCCTACCGAGGCATTGGCGGCAACATCGTTACAGACAGTGTTGGTGGTAAATATGCAGCGCCACCTAGCCAAGGTGATTATGACAATGCTAATAATCCTTACCTCACTGTTGGTAGTTACAATACCCAGGAACTTGTCATTGATTTTGGTGTAGAGTCTGACTACTTTGGTTTTTACTTCGGTTCTATCGACGACTACAATAACCTCTTTTTTTACAATGGTGACGAGCTAATTGCCTCTTTAACGGGTAAAGATATCCGTGAAAATGCAAACGGTGATCAAAGTGTTAATGGTGCTCGCTTTGTTAATATTTTTGCGGAAGAAGGCGAAAACTTCGATAAAATCATTTTCCAATCTAACAAAAAAGCTTTTGAGACGGACAACCATGCTTATCGTTTAGCCAATCCTGAGGCTGTTCCGACTCCTGCGGCTGTTTTGCCTATTCTCAGTGGTTTGTTTGCAGTAGCGAAGCGCCGTAAGCAAGATGACACTGCTGAATAA